Proteins from a genomic interval of Verrucomicrobium sp.:
- a CDS encoding excinuclease ABC subunit UvrC: MAATPLEEKLRTLPHRPGVYLYKDRLDRVIYVGKARDLHRRVSQYFHPSRRDYADRKTRALVDAICDLEYHVVKSEPEALLLESKLIKEYRPRYNISFRDDKRFLLVKVNLNDPYPRFQLTRTRREDGSRYFGPFPHSTSLRNSLNLIRRQFKLRTCSPVVPGEADFRHCLDHVIRNCSAPCIHKITRAAYLAQVKQACDFLEGQSTEMLAKLEQERDAAAARLDFEKAAQIRDLLEDLRRTTKPVKRFLRAFNGRALNPQQDMEALGAELNLAEPPRLMECFDISNISTTHKVASMVVFRDGKADRSGYRRYRIRSVEGQDDFASIAEAVRRRYGRVLRENLRQPGLIIVDGGKGQVSAAAAELRALGLENLPLIGLAKENEEIYRPGISEPLVLDKSTGALKLLQRIRDEAHRFANAYHSILLKQRMTESLLDDCPGVSAARKKALLLHFGSVDRLRRATPEEIGEVEGVGPKLAEGIAAYFVRLDRREDAEEIAEEEV; this comes from the coding sequence GTGGCCGCCACCCCATTGGAAGAGAAGCTGCGGACCCTTCCGCACCGGCCCGGGGTCTATCTCTATAAGGACCGGCTGGACCGGGTGATCTACGTCGGCAAGGCGCGGGACCTCCATCGCCGCGTCAGCCAGTATTTCCATCCTTCCCGGCGGGATTACGCCGACCGGAAGACCCGCGCCCTGGTCGACGCCATCTGCGACCTGGAATACCACGTCGTCAAATCGGAGCCGGAAGCCCTCCTCCTGGAGAGCAAGCTCATCAAGGAATACCGGCCCCGCTACAACATCAGCTTCCGGGACGACAAGCGCTTCCTCCTGGTAAAGGTGAACCTGAACGATCCCTACCCGCGCTTCCAGCTCACCCGCACGCGGCGGGAGGACGGGAGCCGCTACTTCGGCCCCTTTCCGCACTCCACCTCCCTGCGCAATTCCCTAAACCTCATCCGGCGGCAGTTCAAGCTGCGGACGTGCAGCCCCGTGGTGCCGGGCGAGGCCGATTTCCGCCACTGCCTGGACCACGTCATCCGGAACTGCTCCGCCCCCTGCATCCATAAGATCACCCGCGCCGCCTACCTGGCCCAGGTGAAGCAGGCCTGCGACTTCCTGGAAGGCCAGTCCACCGAGATGCTGGCCAAGCTGGAACAGGAACGGGACGCCGCCGCCGCGCGGCTCGACTTTGAAAAAGCGGCCCAGATCCGCGACCTCCTGGAAGACCTCCGCCGGACGACCAAGCCGGTGAAGCGCTTCCTGCGCGCCTTCAACGGCCGGGCCCTCAACCCCCAGCAGGACATGGAGGCCCTGGGCGCGGAGCTGAACCTGGCGGAGCCGCCCCGGCTCATGGAGTGCTTCGACATTTCCAACATCTCCACCACGCACAAGGTGGCCTCCATGGTCGTCTTCCGCGACGGCAAGGCGGACCGCTCCGGCTACCGGCGCTACCGCATCCGCAGCGTGGAGGGGCAGGACGACTTCGCCAGCATCGCGGAGGCCGTCCGGCGCCGCTACGGGCGCGTGCTGCGGGAGAACCTGCGGCAGCCCGGCCTCATCATCGTGGACGGCGGCAAGGGCCAGGTCAGCGCGGCGGCGGCGGAGCTCCGGGCCCTGGGCCTGGAAAATCTCCCCCTCATCGGCCTGGCCAAGGAGAACGAGGAAATTTACCGCCCCGGCATTTCCGAGCCGCTGGTCCTGGACAAGTCGACCGGCGCGCTCAAGCTCCTCCAACGCATCCGGGACGAGGCCCACCGCTTCGCCAACGCCTACCACTCCATCCTCCTCAAACAGCGGATGACGGAGAGCCTCCTGGACGACTGCCCGGGCGTCAGCGCCGCGCGGAAAAAGGCACTCCTGCTCCACTTCGGCTCCGTCGACCGTCTCCGCCGCGCCACGCCGGAAGAAATCGGCGAAGTCGAGGGCGTCGGCCCGAAGCTGGCGGAGGGAATCGCCGCCTATTTTGTCCGGCTCGACCGCCGGGAAGACGCGGAAGAGATTGCGGAAGAAGAGGTTTAG
- a CDS encoding type II toxin-antitoxin system HicB family antitoxin: MTEFAVLIERDPEGVYLATVPALRGCHTQADSLESLRERVHEAIHLCLGMGKAAHDPAFIGIEKVEV; encoded by the coding sequence ATGACCGAGTTTGCCGTCCTGATCGAACGCGACCCCGAAGGGGTCTATCTGGCCACGGTGCCCGCCCTGCGGGGCTGCCACACGCAGGCCGATTCTTTAGAAAGCCTGCGGGAGCGCGTCCACGAGGCGATCCACCTCTGCCTGGGCATGGGAAAGGCGGCGCACGATCCGGCCTTCATCGGCATCGAGAAAGTGGAGGTGTAA
- the ligA gene encoding NAD-dependent DNA ligase LigA, with protein MSFRDRHHTLAARIRELDRAYYLEAAPLVPDQEYDALYRELLDLEAAHPELATPDSPSQRVGGAPLPEFASVRHALPMLSLDNTYSEEEVRTFVERVGKNLREIPHTFTVEPKIDGVAVSLRYEKGRFVQGATRGDGQTGDDITANLRTLRNLPLSLEGKGLPEILEVRGEVYFPTAAFAALNRQREAAGEPLFANPRNAAAGSLKQLDPRVVAKRGLAIVLYGPGHCEGLECASQVEWMEKLKSWHLPIPGWHPQCADAEALVAAIGELDRLRRESRFPYELDGAVIKLNEWPLRERLGLTSKAPRWAMAYKYGAERARTRLNAVTFQVGRTGTITPVAELEPVPLAGSTVARATLHNFDEVERKQIRIGDAVWIEKAGEVIPAVVEVDLAARTGAERKIEPPAECPGCAAPLSWDGIFLRCVNPACPAQLKRRLLHFAQRSAMDIERVGEVLGGQLIDRGLVRDPADLYALTLDQLLTLERMAEKSAQNVLDGIEASRRRPLGRFLFALGILHVGVTAGQELAAHFGSLDALAAAEKEEIEAVPNVGAIMAESIHAWFRDEGNRELLRRFAERGVDPQPPEKPAAGGPLEGKTFVITGTLSASRESFVEKIRAAGGKVASSVSKLTDYVLSGESGAAKPSSKLTQAKKHGVAVIGEEEFQQLLQ; from the coding sequence TTGAGCTTCCGCGACCGCCATCACACCCTCGCCGCCCGCATCCGGGAGCTGGACCGCGCCTATTACCTGGAGGCGGCCCCCCTCGTCCCCGACCAGGAATACGACGCCCTCTACCGCGAGCTGCTCGACCTGGAGGCGGCCCATCCCGAGCTGGCCACGCCCGATTCCCCCAGCCAGCGCGTCGGCGGCGCGCCGCTGCCGGAATTCGCCTCCGTCCGGCACGCCCTGCCGATGCTCAGCCTGGACAACACCTACTCGGAGGAGGAGGTCCGCACCTTCGTGGAACGGGTGGGAAAGAACCTACGGGAGATCCCCCACACCTTCACCGTGGAGCCGAAGATCGACGGCGTGGCGGTGAGCCTCCGCTATGAAAAGGGGCGCTTCGTCCAGGGCGCCACGCGCGGCGACGGCCAGACGGGCGACGACATCACCGCCAATCTGCGCACCCTGCGCAACCTCCCCCTTTCCCTGGAAGGAAAGGGACTGCCGGAAATCTTGGAAGTGCGCGGGGAGGTCTACTTCCCCACCGCGGCCTTCGCCGCCCTCAACCGCCAGCGGGAAGCGGCGGGAGAGCCCCTCTTCGCCAATCCGCGCAACGCCGCCGCGGGCTCCCTCAAGCAGCTCGACCCGCGCGTGGTGGCCAAGCGCGGCCTGGCCATCGTCCTCTACGGTCCCGGCCACTGCGAAGGGCTGGAATGCGCCAGCCAGGTGGAATGGATGGAAAAGCTCAAGTCCTGGCACCTCCCCATCCCCGGCTGGCATCCGCAATGCGCGGACGCCGAGGCGCTCGTCGCCGCCATCGGCGAGCTGGACCGGCTGCGGCGGGAGAGCCGCTTCCCCTACGAGCTGGACGGCGCCGTCATCAAGCTCAACGAATGGCCCCTGCGCGAGCGCCTGGGCCTCACCTCCAAGGCCCCGCGCTGGGCGATGGCCTATAAGTACGGCGCGGAGCGCGCCCGCACGCGGCTGAACGCCGTCACCTTCCAGGTGGGCCGCACCGGCACGATCACCCCCGTGGCGGAACTGGAGCCGGTCCCCCTGGCGGGCTCCACCGTCGCCCGGGCGACGCTGCACAATTTCGACGAGGTGGAGCGCAAGCAGATCCGCATCGGCGACGCGGTCTGGATCGAGAAAGCCGGGGAGGTCATCCCCGCCGTCGTCGAGGTCGACCTGGCCGCCCGCACCGGCGCGGAACGAAAGATCGAGCCGCCCGCGGAATGCCCCGGCTGCGCCGCGCCCCTTTCCTGGGACGGCATCTTCCTGCGCTGCGTCAATCCCGCCTGCCCCGCCCAGCTGAAGCGGCGGCTCCTCCACTTCGCCCAGCGCAGCGCGATGGACATCGAGCGCGTCGGCGAGGTCCTGGGCGGCCAGCTCATCGACCGCGGCCTGGTCCGCGACCCGGCCGACCTCTACGCCCTCACCCTCGACCAGCTCCTGACCCTCGAGCGGATGGCGGAGAAGTCGGCCCAGAACGTCCTGGACGGCATCGAGGCCAGCCGCCGCCGCCCGCTGGGACGCTTCCTCTTCGCCCTGGGCATCCTCCACGTCGGCGTCACGGCGGGACAGGAACTGGCCGCCCACTTCGGCTCCCTGGACGCGCTGGCCGCCGCGGAGAAGGAGGAGATCGAGGCGGTGCCGAACGTCGGCGCGATCATGGCGGAGAGCATCCACGCCTGGTTCCGGGACGAGGGGAACCGGGAGCTCCTCCGCCGCTTCGCGGAGCGGGGCGTCGATCCCCAGCCGCCGGAAAAGCCCGCGGCGGGCGGCCCGCTGGAGGGGAAGACCTTCGTCATCACCGGCACCCTCTCCGCGTCCCGGGAATCCTTCGTGGAAAAGATCCGCGCGGCGGGCGGCAAGGTGGCCAGCAGCGTCAGCAAGCTGACCGACTACGTCCTCTCCGGCGAAAGCGGCGCCGCCAAACCCAGTTCCAAGCTGACCCAGGCCAAGAAGCACGGCGTGGCCGTCATCGGGGAAGAAGAGTTCCAACAGCTCCTGCAATGA
- a CDS encoding TIGR03790 family protein, with amino-acid sequence MTRFLLALALLACAAPSLRAEPMALHTLVVYNDILPESSSLARYYAEKRGIPKDHILGIRCSTAEEIDRNEYRTHIEEPIRAHLLRKKWMTLEESVSPFGNQTLPIKAATHNDIWCIVLMKGIPLKVANDPTVKEVPTANSQLNTNAASVDSELALLPLVGLPLIATMPNPYQLLGYERAFDSLDAREMILVGRLDGPTAEDVRRMIDDALYAEKHRLTGIACIDARGLGDSNSGYYQGDKQLVDSARELSKAGWLVTLDHKPPLFAENLPWRNVGIYAGWYQENAGGPFMRPGLKGSVFMRGAIAYHIHSFGAFTLRSTDKNWCGPLIDKGVAATMGAVYEPYLDFMPHWDVFIRRLLQGSSFIEAAYASQKVLSWMTTFVGDPLYTPFAVPLDQAVAKADPESVWKDELRVQQAAAALAAGNLDECRAALSRLTADPHLTYAGWEGFADLMSDPSLLPANSSVAEAYERAFNMSPTLEDQMRNNMKAATAYENRFREKDARRLLSLLLSRYPNEAVYFGLQKMVKSIDSTGGIPAPDADSGIPPNGPPPKIPLTGLGKQP; translated from the coding sequence ATGACCCGTTTTCTCCTGGCGCTGGCACTCCTGGCCTGCGCCGCCCCGTCCCTGCGCGCCGAGCCGATGGCGCTCCACACCCTCGTCGTCTACAACGACATCCTGCCGGAAAGCTCCTCCCTGGCCCGCTACTACGCGGAGAAGCGCGGCATCCCGAAGGACCACATCCTGGGCATCCGCTGCTCCACGGCGGAGGAGATCGACCGGAACGAATACCGCACCCATATCGAGGAGCCGATCCGCGCCCACCTCCTGCGCAAGAAGTGGATGACCCTGGAGGAGAGCGTCTCCCCCTTCGGCAACCAGACCCTCCCGATCAAAGCGGCGACGCACAACGACATCTGGTGCATCGTCCTCATGAAGGGGATCCCGCTCAAGGTCGCCAACGACCCGACGGTGAAGGAAGTCCCCACCGCCAACAGCCAGCTGAACACGAACGCCGCCTCGGTCGACTCGGAGCTGGCCCTCCTCCCCCTCGTCGGCCTGCCGCTCATCGCCACGATGCCGAATCCCTACCAGCTCCTGGGATACGAGCGGGCCTTCGACAGCCTCGACGCGCGGGAGATGATCCTGGTGGGCCGCCTGGACGGCCCCACGGCGGAAGACGTCCGCCGCATGATCGACGACGCCCTCTACGCGGAAAAGCACCGCCTGACCGGCATCGCCTGCATCGACGCGCGCGGCCTGGGCGACTCCAATTCCGGCTACTACCAGGGGGACAAGCAGCTGGTCGACAGCGCCAGGGAACTTTCCAAGGCGGGCTGGCTCGTCACCCTGGACCACAAGCCCCCCCTCTTCGCGGAAAACCTGCCCTGGCGCAACGTCGGCATCTACGCCGGGTGGTACCAGGAAAACGCGGGCGGCCCCTTCATGCGGCCCGGGCTGAAGGGCTCCGTCTTCATGCGCGGGGCGATCGCCTACCACATCCACTCCTTCGGCGCCTTCACGCTCCGCTCCACGGACAAGAACTGGTGCGGCCCGCTCATCGACAAGGGCGTAGCCGCCACCATGGGCGCGGTCTACGAGCCCTACCTCGACTTCATGCCCCACTGGGACGTCTTCATCCGGCGCCTCCTGCAAGGCAGCTCCTTCATTGAGGCGGCCTACGCCTCCCAAAAGGTCCTTTCCTGGATGACCACCTTCGTCGGCGACCCGCTCTACACCCCCTTTGCCGTGCCGCTGGACCAGGCCGTCGCCAAGGCCGATCCGGAGAGCGTCTGGAAAGACGAGCTGCGCGTCCAGCAGGCCGCTGCCGCCCTGGCCGCCGGAAACCTGGACGAGTGCCGCGCCGCCCTCAGCCGCCTGACCGCCGATCCCCACCTGACCTACGCCGGCTGGGAAGGCTTCGCCGACCTCATGAGCGACCCCAGCCTGCTCCCCGCCAATTCCAGCGTGGCGGAGGCCTACGAGCGGGCCTTCAACATGAGCCCCACCCTGGAAGACCAGATGCGGAACAACATGAAGGCCGCCACCGCCTATGAAAACCGTTTCCGGGAAAAGGACGCCCGCCGCCTCCTCTCCCTCCTGCTCTCCCGCTACCCGAACGAGGCCGTCTACTTCGGCCTGCAAAAGATGGTCAAATCCATCGACAGCACCGGCGGCATCCCCGCCCCGGACGCCGACAGCGGCATCCCGCCCAATGGGCCGCCGCCGAAAATCCCCCTGACCGGCCTGGGGAAGCAGCCGTGA
- a CDS encoding N-acetylmuramic acid 6-phosphate etherase, with the protein MPQTAKKASAPQYVLGIEGGGTKTTWALLDKEEKIVREGRTTAGNLEHLTEAQLGKMIQSIRLAAGADVSAVGGAFAGCHLPKEKRRVEAWVRRYWPAVGPVVIGEDTRSAFAGAHGRGEGIIVIAGTGANVQGHARGRWEKAGGWGALFSDPGSAYDIARRGLETAFVHFDQTQEITALGHEYLRRTGQNGMAELVDWMLSHSGKTEVAALSEAVFAAAHKGDRLARRLLEERSGVLADRVADIARRMKLKNPPVGLIGGLFEKVPEYVRLFTRQVRKRVAVGPIFVSRVPGAVGAARLVSGLAGPAPVVAPKEAPAESYGGLVTEGRNPRSRGLEKKSVAQLVELFVSEERRVEEALRKAKPQLAAAASAVAAAVARKGRCFYVGAGTSGRLGVLDASEMPPTFNVAPDLFQGIIAGGFAALLKAQEGAEDDAGAGASSVQARGVRKGDVVVGITASGTAPFVRGALEEARRRGAKTVFLTCNPDHKRLPGALPLVLETGPELVTGSTRLKAGTATKAALNILSTVAMIRTGRVKDNLMVNVQPTNRKLRDRARRLVMTLAKVDAAAAEKRLEKAGWDVARAVS; encoded by the coding sequence ATGCCCCAGACCGCCAAGAAAGCCTCCGCCCCGCAATACGTCCTCGGAATCGAAGGGGGCGGCACCAAGACCACCTGGGCCCTCCTGGACAAGGAGGAGAAGATCGTCCGCGAAGGCCGGACCACGGCGGGCAACCTGGAGCATCTGACGGAGGCGCAGCTGGGCAAGATGATCCAGTCGATCCGCCTGGCGGCGGGGGCCGACGTCTCCGCCGTCGGCGGGGCCTTCGCCGGCTGCCACCTGCCGAAGGAGAAGCGCCGCGTGGAGGCCTGGGTCCGCCGCTACTGGCCCGCCGTGGGCCCCGTTGTCATCGGGGAAGACACCCGCTCCGCCTTTGCCGGGGCGCACGGGCGCGGGGAGGGGATCATCGTCATCGCGGGCACCGGGGCCAACGTCCAGGGCCACGCCCGGGGCCGCTGGGAAAAGGCGGGCGGCTGGGGCGCGCTCTTTTCCGATCCCGGCAGCGCCTACGACATTGCCCGGCGCGGCCTGGAAACCGCCTTCGTCCACTTCGACCAGACCCAGGAAATCACCGCCCTGGGCCACGAATACCTCCGCCGCACCGGCCAGAACGGCATGGCGGAGCTGGTCGACTGGATGCTCTCCCACAGCGGCAAGACGGAGGTGGCCGCGCTTTCCGAGGCCGTCTTCGCCGCCGCGCACAAGGGCGACCGCCTGGCCCGCCGCCTCTTGGAGGAGCGTTCCGGAGTCCTGGCCGACCGCGTCGCCGACATCGCGCGGCGGATGAAGCTCAAGAATCCCCCCGTCGGCCTCATCGGCGGCCTCTTTGAAAAGGTGCCGGAATACGTCCGCCTCTTCACCCGCCAGGTGCGGAAGCGGGTGGCCGTGGGCCCCATCTTCGTCAGCCGCGTGCCGGGCGCCGTCGGCGCGGCGCGCCTCGTCTCCGGCCTGGCGGGCCCCGCGCCCGTGGTCGCGCCCAAGGAAGCGCCCGCCGAGTCCTACGGCGGCCTCGTTACCGAGGGGCGCAACCCCCGCTCGCGCGGCCTGGAAAAGAAGAGCGTGGCGCAGCTCGTCGAGCTCTTCGTCTCGGAGGAGCGCCGCGTCGAGGAGGCGCTGCGGAAGGCCAAGCCCCAGCTGGCGGCCGCCGCCTCCGCCGTCGCCGCCGCCGTGGCGCGGAAGGGACGGTGCTTCTACGTCGGCGCGGGGACCAGCGGCCGCCTGGGCGTCCTGGACGCCAGCGAGATGCCGCCGACTTTCAACGTCGCGCCCGATCTTTTCCAGGGCATCATTGCCGGGGGCTTCGCCGCCCTTCTCAAGGCCCAGGAAGGGGCGGAGGACGACGCCGGTGCCGGGGCGTCCAGCGTCCAGGCGCGCGGCGTGCGGAAGGGGGACGTCGTCGTCGGCATCACGGCCAGCGGCACCGCCCCCTTCGTCCGGGGCGCGCTGGAAGAGGCGCGCCGCCGGGGCGCCAAGACGGTCTTCCTGACCTGCAACCCGGACCACAAGCGCCTGCCCGGCGCGCTGCCGCTGGTCCTGGAAACCGGCCCGGAGCTGGTCACCGGCTCCACCCGGCTGAAGGCGGGCACGGCGACGAAGGCGGCTCTCAATATCCTAAGCACCGTGGCGATGATCCGCACGGGCCGCGTGAAGGACAACCTGATGGTCAACGTGCAGCCAACCAACCGGAAGCTGCGCGACCGCGCGCGGCGGCTGGTCATGACGCTGGCGAAGGTCGACGCGGCCGCCGCCGAAAAGCGGCTGGAAAAGGCGGGCTGGGACGTGGCCCGCGCGGTTTCTTAG
- the recN gene encoding DNA repair protein RecN: MLSALRIKNLALIDELRWEPGAGFNSLTGETGAGKSILIDALMLLAGERADKTLIRSGAESCAVEAEVALRPPLLARVGALLEEIGAERCEDGVLLLKRTLAASGGRQFVNGSPVTLQGLKRLGDLLVDVHGPHDHQSLLRTEEQLRVLDAYGKTTGLREETARAYEAWREIGARRAALTLSEREREEKLERLRRHHQDIEQARLQPEEDVQVERDFKLAHHARQILEWSSAVAAQISEGEGAALTALAQVERTLAAWQKIDPAAAAWAEQNHAAVAQLQDLAAEISSYAERVDLDGARLQQLEERMGLLHSLKKKYGPTLADVIAHGAAAGEELRALEAGDETLARLEKEEAQARRALEQAAAKLGAARRKTAPGLGEAVTRELRELGFKQAAFSVSLKEREPGPAGADEIEFLFAPNVGEGAQPLRAIASSGEMARVMLAVKTTLAEVDSVPILVFDEVDANVGGETAWAVGRKLARLGKTHQVLGITHQPQVAAQGEPHFHVAKEVRDGRTATALQRLDKPGRITELARMLGGKSKESLALAERLLQGEPKKKEKAAA, encoded by the coding sequence ATGCTCAGCGCCCTGCGGATCAAGAACCTGGCCCTCATCGACGAGCTCCGGTGGGAGCCGGGCGCGGGATTCAATTCCCTGACCGGCGAGACCGGAGCGGGGAAGTCGATCCTGATCGACGCCCTCATGCTTCTGGCCGGAGAGCGGGCGGACAAGACCCTCATCCGTTCCGGCGCGGAAAGCTGCGCGGTGGAGGCGGAAGTGGCCCTGCGGCCGCCGCTCCTGGCCCGCGTCGGCGCCCTTCTGGAAGAGATCGGCGCGGAAAGGTGCGAGGACGGCGTCCTCCTCCTCAAGCGGACCCTGGCCGCCTCCGGCGGCCGCCAGTTCGTGAACGGCAGCCCCGTCACCCTCCAGGGCCTCAAGCGGCTGGGGGATCTCCTGGTCGACGTCCACGGGCCGCACGACCACCAGTCCCTCCTCCGCACGGAGGAGCAGCTCCGCGTCCTGGACGCTTATGGCAAGACCACCGGCCTGCGGGAGGAAACCGCCCGGGCGTACGAGGCCTGGCGGGAAATCGGCGCGCGCCGCGCCGCCCTGACGCTAAGCGAGCGGGAGCGGGAGGAAAAACTCGAGCGCCTGCGCCGCCATCACCAGGACATCGAGCAGGCCCGCCTCCAGCCGGAGGAGGACGTCCAGGTGGAGCGCGACTTCAAGCTGGCCCACCACGCCCGGCAGATCCTGGAGTGGTCCTCCGCCGTCGCCGCCCAGATCAGCGAGGGGGAGGGCGCGGCCCTCACCGCCCTGGCGCAGGTGGAGCGGACCCTGGCCGCCTGGCAGAAGATCGACCCCGCCGCCGCGGCCTGGGCGGAGCAGAACCACGCCGCCGTGGCCCAATTGCAGGACCTGGCCGCGGAGATTTCCTCCTACGCGGAGCGGGTCGACCTGGACGGCGCCCGCCTCCAGCAGCTGGAGGAGCGGATGGGCCTCCTTCATTCCCTTAAGAAAAAGTACGGCCCCACCCTGGCCGACGTGATCGCCCACGGCGCCGCCGCCGGGGAGGAACTGCGCGCGTTGGAGGCCGGGGACGAAACGCTGGCCCGCCTGGAAAAGGAAGAGGCGCAGGCCCGCCGCGCCTTGGAGCAGGCCGCCGCCAAGCTCGGCGCGGCCCGGCGGAAGACCGCCCCCGGCCTGGGTGAGGCGGTGACGCGGGAGCTGCGCGAGCTGGGCTTCAAGCAGGCCGCCTTCTCCGTTTCCCTAAAGGAGCGGGAGCCCGGCCCGGCGGGCGCGGACGAGATCGAGTTCCTCTTCGCCCCCAACGTCGGGGAGGGAGCGCAGCCGCTCCGCGCCATCGCCTCCAGCGGTGAGATGGCCCGCGTGATGCTGGCGGTGAAGACGACGCTGGCGGAGGTCGATTCCGTTCCCATCCTCGTCTTCGACGAGGTCGACGCCAACGTCGGCGGCGAGACGGCCTGGGCCGTCGGGCGGAAGCTGGCCCGGCTGGGGAAGACCCACCAGGTCCTGGGCATCACCCACCAGCCGCAGGTCGCCGCGCAGGGGGAGCCCCATTTCCACGTGGCCAAGGAAGTGCGGGACGGCCGCACCGCCACCGCGCTCCAGCGGCTCGACAAGCCGGGCCGCATCACGGAGCTGGCCCGCATGCTCGGCGGCAAGAGCAAGGAGTCGCTGGCCCTGGCCGAGCGGCTCCTCCAGGGCGAGCCGAAGAAGAAAGAAAAGGCGGCAGCCTAG
- a CDS encoding MBL fold metallo-hydrolase, producing the protein MAAPVRVTVLGSGTSQGVPMIGCPCAVCRSPDPRDRRTRSSLYVDDGVLPFLIDTTPELRLQCLAAGVSRVEAVLFTHNHADHVFGYDDLRRFCEANGRPLDIYGSPETVALLRQTFSYAFDTSIQVPHYVRTTPHVFPPDAPLRLGTLTVWPLRVVHGRAETHGFLIEREGRKLLAYIPDAKEIPEAARARLQGVELAITWTACGTTSTPPT; encoded by the coding sequence ATGGCCGCTCCCGTCCGCGTCACCGTCCTAGGCTCCGGCACCTCCCAGGGGGTGCCGATGATCGGCTGCCCCTGCGCGGTCTGCCGTTCCCCCGACCCCCGGGACCGCCGGACCCGCTCCTCCCTCTACGTGGACGACGGGGTCCTCCCCTTCCTGATCGACACCACCCCGGAGCTGCGCCTCCAGTGCCTGGCCGCCGGGGTAAGCCGGGTGGAGGCCGTCCTCTTCACCCACAACCACGCGGACCACGTCTTCGGCTACGACGATCTGCGCCGCTTTTGCGAGGCCAACGGGCGCCCCCTGGACATCTACGGCTCCCCCGAGACCGTCGCCCTGCTCCGGCAAACCTTTTCCTACGCCTTCGACACCTCCATCCAGGTGCCCCACTACGTGCGGACGACGCCCCACGTCTTTCCCCCCGACGCGCCGCTGCGGCTGGGGACCCTGACCGTCTGGCCCCTGCGGGTCGTCCACGGCCGGGCTGAGACGCACGGTTTCCTGATTGAGCGGGAGGGCCGGAAGCTCCTGGCCTACATTCCCGACGCCAAGGAAATCCCGGAAGCCGCCCGCGCCCGCCTGCAGGGCGTGGAGCTGGCCATCACCTGGACGGCCTGCGGGACGACCTCCACCCCACCCACATGA
- a CDS encoding type II toxin-antitoxin system HicA family toxin: protein MARFARLTGPELVKVLEEYGFAEARTQGSHRFMKHTDGRCTTVPMHARETIAPGLLSKICRDTSIGKDDMVPGRGKELAKAQARQVIAEAGNAGLFRQATRYTAGAQGQYAQQGRAY, encoded by the coding sequence ATGGCCCGCTTTGCCCGCCTGACCGGCCCGGAATTGGTCAAAGTTTTGGAAGAGTACGGCTTCGCCGAAGCCCGCACCCAGGGGAGCCACCGCTTCATGAAGCACACGGACGGCCGCTGCACCACCGTCCCCATGCATGCCCGGGAGACGATCGCCCCCGGCCTCCTTTCCAAGATCTGCCGGGACACCTCCATCGGCAAGGACGACATGGTCCCGGGCCGCGGAAAGGAACTGGCCAAGGCGCAGGCCCGCCAGGTGATCGCGGAGGCGGGCAACGCCGGCCTCTTCCGCCAGGCGACGCGCTACACCGCCGGCGCCCAGGGCCAATACGCCCAGCAGGGCCGGGCGTACTAA